The nucleotide sequence GTTCCAGACAAAATAAGGTTTTGGCTGGCTTTGATGCTGCTCCATTTGCACATCCTGAGTGACCTTAATCTTCAGTCTTCTCTCTACACCAGTGACTCTTCAGGTGTTTTAATGACTGGTTTATGGCTCTTATCAGGAAGATGCTGTTTATTAATGCAACTGTGCAGGATATACTCAAGCACTGTGTTGCCTTCAGTGCTGTGCCACTGTGTGCTGTGAGCTCATGAATGTTCCTGGAGCTCTTGGCTATAACTGTATGGCTGTCCATGCTTCTGCAGGACCTGAACTATTACCAACTTATATGCAAAACTCTTCAACTCTTCAGAAAGCATGAAGCCCTAAGAAACTGTAGGACAGTCTTCAACATCATTTGAGCTGTACTACAGTGACTTGAGACAGTTTGCTCTTTCACAACACGGACCAGGGCTTCAAACTACCCTGCTAGAAATTAAGTCCTGTGATAAAACCAGTTCCAGGTACAACATTCTCTGCCTGCTTATTTGAGTACTTTCAACACCTAAATGATTTCAAAAACACCACAATGAGCCACAGAGTCACAGGTAAGCAGCCATGAATGGTTGGAGCAGGGTAAGGGAATATATAACTGAAGTCAGTTCTATAGGGAAACACACAAGAAAGCCTTTTCTGCAAATACAGCCATAGCCATAGGAATAGTTAAGCAACTTCCACAGCAAAGCTCAGCATTATGGTTTCGCTATTCTCTTGCCTCAGCTATATGGCAGTCATACAGTGGAAGAATCCCTGCAGAGAACACTTACTTTTTAAACTTCACCAATTATGGCAAACTTAAGGTACAATTCAGCCTGAAAATCTGCTGCTACAGGCAGTGTGTAACAAGACAAATGTGTTCTGGTAGGGCTGACTTCGTTTAAACTGCTTCCACACCAGGTAACTGAGTTAAACTACTTCTGCATGGGGCTAATAGTTTTAAAGTCAGATAAAACACTcaatttttgtgcattttatcTCAACCACTCAGTCAGAACTTGTGACAAACTCCCAAGCTAGCTTTAGTGTACCTGCTGAAAAAGGAAAGTGGATTTAAATTCCACAGCAAAAGGTTATGCAGCCTTGTCTTAGCTGACTCCTGTACAGCTCTTCAACATAAGCCCTCAAGTGGGTTTACAGTagtctgttttcctttgaatgAATGTTAAGTTTTGAGTAGCCCAACGAAAATCCTGACTGACTACAATCTTTTAAGTTTTTGAAGTTCCATTACCAACAAAAGATAATTTCACCAATCCAAaagtttttcatctttattaAATAAAGTTCCAGAAATGACATTTGAAATTAAGCTTTCTGAACAAATGCATCTGGCTTCATTACCAGATTGAAGTAAAAGCTCCTCTGGAGCACAAGAGAGGCTGTCAAGGTCTAGTTATGGCAGTTTTATCACTGTTACAGGATGCACTGTTATCAGTGACTTTGGTTCAACTACCTCTTTGCATAGTGCAGAGATGCAGTGAAACAAGTCAAGTTTTCTATTTGGATGACTCAACTTCATAAAGTGCAGCCCATGGAATAGTCTTGTTTCCAGATGAACTCTTCCAGGTATTCACTTCCCCCGCCGCAGCTGTCCGCACAAGTGTACACCACCAGCGTTCCCCAGTCAATGCTCTCTCCAAGGCTGTCAACCTGAAGGTGATTCAGGAGCTGTGGCATAATCTTCAAGGAAAACCAAAAGGTTTAGAGGCAGGCCACAGacttcttccctctccccacttCTCCTGAAGAACAGTCCTTGGCATAAGAATTTATATTCTCTTACACCAAAATCCCATATGAAGCGACTATGTATATGGCAGCTCAAATAAACCAAATTTGGAATTCTAGGTAAGTTTTATTTGGCCTTATAAGATTTGCCTGATTTGTGAGCCTCCCACCATTTGAAATTCCATTAGTAACTATGTTTTGCCTTTCCATGACATTGTGTTCACCATACATACACCTCTAGCATTCAAAGTTCTTGAATACTCCCAGCCAAACTTACTTATAATGCACATAATGAATTGAAAAAGCACTTAAAAGAGTAAATAAAGGCTCTGTACAATCAATCATTTAGTATAGTTTGTTGCAACTTCAACCTTCTTGCTCAAATTACAAGCCAACACCTTTACAATTAGATCTTGAGTCAGAAATACATTAcctatattatttttaaatgagcttACCTGGAATTCAAATATCCTTTTGGCACCACATACACAATTTGGGATATCTTTTTCTTCAGGCCTATTTTCACCTGACACCCAGAGTGGaccttcttctcctcctctgcagtaTCTAATAAtctgaaatacagcagaaaTTTAAGTTCTCATGACTATCCTTTCATCTTGGTATAAAATAGTGTTTAGTCACACGAAGTTGTGGATTGATCAGAAAAAGGTCAGTTCTTTAATAATGGCAAAATATCATTTGCAAATGCAGCATTCTAAATAAGACAGGTTGATTATATGAGTTTTCTTAACTATGTGAATCATGCAAGTATTCACACCATATTTTTTCAGTGATCCAGGGATCATCTGCAGTGATTTGTAACTCCCTAACCAAGGGACCTGGAAATGCAAGGTTGTGTATGCTACAAAGAGAAAGTGCAGCTGGAGAATTAGCACACAGACCTGCACACAGTTAGGAATGCAATCCAGATCTTTCTGTCTGCAGTTCTGCATCTAAATACAAGCAGACTAGCCTAATGTTCAAGAAGGTATTTTCAGACatctcctttgtttttcagttaCTAGCAAATCACACATTATAAGCAAAATGACACTTGGACAGATCAGTCAGTACAGAGATGGTCAAAAAGAGTGGGGCACATACCTAaggcagagaagggaacagacTCAAAGTCTACTTTCCGAGTGTGTACCATAACCCCTCAGCTACCAGGTAAAACATGGAGAGAATTTCTTCTTCACCACTTTGATGGACTTAGGACTGTGTCTTTTCTGAATTAAACCAGGGACCATGGTTTTGTTTGACAATGTAGCTTTTCAGCCATTTGCAGTAATAAAAAATAGCATGGGGGGaagatttctgttttaaataggAGAAATTCTAAAGCCATCCTTCAACCTTAAAAACAGCCAAGCCACCCCCCAGTGCagctggtgacagtgacagagctcttttctgcagtttttgttCTGCTGAGAAGGAAGGCCAaaagggctgcaggctggggaacaGTGCACTGGTTCCCCATGTCCTTTGATTCAAACCAAACAGGATGGTGGCTCCTTCCACACTGTGGGGGATTTCGCACCCTCGTGCCACCTCATCCTGACCAGCGTTAACGTGGCTGAGCAGGTGCTAAACTTTTACTTCAGCATGAATTAAATTCAGCACATAAGGAAGATGAGAGTGTGTGGGTTAGGTGTGTGTAGGATGAGGAGACATCCCCATTTCTAACTAGGTACAAAATGTTGCAGGTGCAGCAGGATGCTGTGTCAGAACCACTACTTTCAAAGGCTACCCCATCTTCTGACCTGCTCTGGCTCAGCAGCtacttgttttttaaacatttggaagatcttttcttcttcagtctcATGTTTTGCCATTGCTTCCAATGTCTCTTCATCTAATGACTGAAATGCTTCAtctaagcaagaaaaaagaatggTAGAATTTACAGGCTGATAGAAGACACTAAAAATTAAGAACAGTATTAGCacatgtaaatttatttttgcttcataAGCCATTCCTGGCATAAATgtaagattttttcttttcatggcaTGTTAAGATTTGGTCACACACAGGTCCATTTACTAGTTTTAGTTgcattttaaacacaaatgtCAGTATTGGAATACTGGAAAGGGAAGGGGTTAATCTAGCAAAGTTTATGACCCCCAACAGGTATCACTGAGACTACAGAACTTTCAGGACACCACATGTGAAAAAGGCCCACATGCTGCATATGTGCCAGACTTCCGTTTTTAGCACTGGAGAGTGTATCTGTTACACTCCAACAGCCACATGAACTGGAGGCACTAAACACTTGAGACAGCTTTGGACCACAGTAAGGGACCACCAAGAACCCAGcatccttccctggcaccacCACAAACTCTGCACCCTGGGTGTGTTCAAAGCCAGTGTGGTTGCAGCAAACCCATTGTGAATTtagggggagcagggaggaaggagcctGCATTTAACTGCTTCATTCAAAGTCAGTCAAAATATCCTAAAAGCAGTTTTCTGCtagcacagagaagaaaattttattttccataaagTGACAGATTGGCTGGGCTTGACTTAGTTCAATCAAGCAATCTGATTtcagcagcatccagcagcagaTGCTCAGTTCTGTCCTTCTCACTTGAGATGTTCCTGGCCTATTGGaagcacacagggacacagtgTAACTCTGAGCTATCTGCAGCAACAGCTGCTCCAACAGCTTCTGGGGGTCAGAGCTCAGTAAGTCTCTCCCATAAAAGCATCTTATATTATGGGATGTCTAAAACAAACTAGCATTGCAAATGACTGCACATTTAGCCTTTTTTCACCAGAAGTTTACAAGGAACACTTTAAAATCACAGtatttgatattttaatgaTGTGATAACAGGCATAACTGGGAAGAATGACAggcagcattttatttctgacctgcagtgcctgcagctccaaGTTCCTCTTGTTCTTTTGCTCCCTTTGATGTATCTTCAGCTCCTTGTTCATCATCAGTGCTGTCAGCCGGAAATTCTGGTTCCTCAGGTTCTATCAAAATTTCATATTCCGGAAAAAGGAATTCGTTATGCTCTGGAATTGCATCTGCCGAGTCATCtagaaaacagaagacagaCACCACTTCACAACATCATCTCGTATTTCACGTCCTTCTTCCCAAAAGCTACACAGCAAACTACACAGCAGAAACATTGGATGAGCAACAAAGATTTACATCACTGCTAAACCTGACGTGAATGTAAGAATGTTAAGGACAGTGGAAAACTGCAACAGGCGTCCTGTTGCTTTGAACCTCTGTAAATCCAAGTGGCGTGGAAGGCAGACCAAACAGTGTTAGCAGCAGCACTTAAGAACTCAAGAGCTGAGGCTCGGCAGCTCGGTGCATTATTAACCACAGCCTGTCAGTTCTCCGGTTGCAGAGGACCCCGATGGCCGCGGACCCACCTCCGGCGGCGTGCTGCCCGCAGGAGCGGCGGTGCCCTCGCCGCCAGTCCAGCGCCTGGTGCTCGGGCCCGCAGTAGGCGGCGCGGCGGCAGCGCCCGCAGCAGCGCGGCCCGAGGCAGCCGCAGACGCGGCAGAGCGCGGCGCCGCTGCCCAGCCGCCGCGGGGGcgcgggggccgggcccgggggcGGCTCCTCGGGGGGCGGCTCCTCGGGGTACGTGTCGTTCCGCCGCGGCAGCTGGTTCCGGAACACTGCGGGCGAGACAAGCCGGTCAGCGGGGCGGCGGCCGGCGGCCCTCGCCCCGTCCTTCCCCGTGTCCTCGCGCCTCACCGCGGAAGGGCCCGCTCGGGCCCGCCGGTCGGTAGCAGGCGGGACCGCGGCAGGCGAACACGAAGAGGGTGCGGTGGAAGGCGTCGGGGCGGCCCGACAGCGGCGCgtacagctggagcaggaaggcgcagggctgctggcagcggCCGCAGCGCAGAGCGGCGGGGCCCGGCAGCCCGGCCTCGCCCAGCCACGCCGGCCGGCCCCCGACTTTGCTGGGGAAGTAGGTGCTGTGCAGCCGCCAGGCACCGCCGGGgccctccgccgccgccgcgaAACCCAGCTCCACGCCGGGAGCCATGCCGCTTCCCGTCGGCCGCCGGGCACCGAGAGGGGCGGGCGCTCCGCCGGCCCCGCCCAGCctggcccggccccgccggcagCGGCCCCGCTCAGCCCCGCCCCACCCGGCTCCGTTCCGGGCTCAGCCCCGCCCGGTCCCGGCTCCGCCTTTGTAACACGGCAGCAGGGAGCGgagtgggaaaaataaaaaccgTGGAACACGAGGGCAGAACTCTGCCGCCTCAACGGACAGCGCAGTCAGCGGTGAGACGGGGGGAAGAGACGACAGACACGTAATCGACGGTGCTTTAATTCAATGTTTAAATATAACATTCattaagtaattaaaataatgccaagctgccttaaaaaaaaaaacaaaacaaaacaaaaaaaaaaccaacaaaaccaaaaccaacccaaacacaaaattccaaaacacaaaacccaacaCATTTATCAGTTCTGGTTATTGCCCAAGGTTTGATTTGTGCTCTTCATTCATGAGGGCCTTGCCTTACATTTAGCCAGCCAgcaatggtttttttttaattactaatttTAATAGCAAGTTTTTAATTCCCTGTTACATTTTCACATTCATTAAATACTTGAAACCAATCACACTAGTTACAAGTCTAGAAAAATGTATGTAGGTAGCCATTGCTGTGCACAtctctttcaatattttttaaaaaaagagacaatgtttaatttgttttaaaaaacaaaacacgGTGAGGATGTACATACACCTCTAAGCCCCTCAGCAGCAATTCCTAAGTGGTAATGGAGAGCTGTCCAGCTGAAGAAACACCTCTATGCCTCCCACGTTTGCAGGCTGGCTGGACAGGAGGGGAACCTTGTCTGTTCCTatccctgctccagtggggCAGTggtccatgttctcagcaggagCTTACATCCCCTCACAGCATTCAGAGTCGTGCAGCCACAGGTTTCTGTACAGGTATCCGAGCatctaacaaaaaaacccacactaaATATTTCTGACCAACATGCTGTAAACACCATGCCAATAAACTACTTACTTTACTGCCTCAGCCACTGATTGCACAGTATGTGAAATAAAGAAGGGAGATTCAAAGCTGCAGCTAATGATACCAGAAGAAGCgttgtaaaaaaatattactaagATTTTTTATGCAGTTAAGTCTACAGAATTACTAGCTAAAATCCCTACATCTAACATATGTGCATTGGCCAAAGTAATTTATAACTTGAGAAGCTCTCTTCAAATTGATTAGACAGCACTTACCAAACATGTCCAGGATTTTACTAACAGCCTCTTGATTTACATTGTAAGTGAATCCACTGGGCCTACAATTACAAAAAGTTTACTCAACAAATATTTCTTATTCCAGTAATTTCTACACAAATAatcagaattaaatattttcataattacataatatttttcatCATACCAGCATACATATCAAATTTAAGGACAGTCATGGTTTCTTTACCTTTTCTCTCGTTCACAGTCCCCAAATTCTGTTGCACTCAATTTATTCCTTTTACTTGAAAGGGGAATTTAGCTATAGACATTTACCTTAACTTATTTCATGAACAGAGGCATAAGGAAATAGCTCAGGTCATCAGCTGCCAACTATGTTCTGTGAAACACTGAAGACAATGCAGGGACTTGTTCTATTGGGCACTTCCATGACCATATTTTAAACACAGTAAGGAGCACCACAACACAAATTCATTTGATAACAGAATAACACACATAATACAGCAACAGGTGCATTTTAATCTTAGGCCTATAAACCATGAACTGTGTAAAAAGAGTCAAATGATTAAGCTTTCAGTTAAATTGCTTTGAGATGAGTTCAATACTGAAGTCCCCCAAAACTACCAGTATTCCTGATTATTGCTTACATTGCCTCACAAGGCTTACTGTAGCACACAGTATTACAAATAAGCAGTGCTGTTCTTTTCTTATCAGAGTCTTGGGAGAAAAGTTGAAAACCAAAAGGTAAAGGGAATCAGAAGCAGTCTAATAGTGAGTTAATGAATTTTGTTGTTAGGTCCCACAGGAGTCTTTCCACTATGAGGGCATGCCATTCCACTTCCACATCATGTACAGAAAGGAACTATTGGGTCTTCTCTATGACTCCAGTCAACCTCTGGTGCTCAGGCAGTTGGGGTTCTGCTGTTCTACTAGGAGCTCAGACAATAAGAATTGCCACTAAGATTTCTATACACAGATATCTAACTTTacttacattttcttcttcttcactgcACCCAGTTGCACAAGAGCTGATAAGGCATTTTTCTGCATGTCAGAAGACAGTGCTTCATAACATTGTGTACTCCCTATGGAGACGGtagaaacaattaaaatttttataattttcaatTAACAGGCTACTCTTGTAAAATCATATTGAGAAACAGCTTTACACACCCTTCTCAAGAAGTTGAAAAACAAAGTTGCGGACTCCGGGTATAAACTGCTTCTCGGTAAAtgcttctttcatttcctttgagaGGTATCTGAAAATTAACtaacattttcaagaaaatgagCATTCCTTTCTTTTAGATTGTCAGCTTGCAATGAGTTATAAACAGACATGTCCTTGTAAGTAATACTATTCCACTCTGAAAAGCATAGGAAAGGAACTCAAAAGGCACCATTGCATAGGGCATCTGAAagttttattattgttttacaGGTAAGAGAATCCCAACATTAAAATAAGACTCCATATTTCTATAATAGCTACCTTAGACattaattttactttcttgTTCTTACAACCAAAAACACTTTaacttttttaaagcaatacCTGTTCTGAAGATGAGAAAAAATGGGCACATCAGTACACCTCACACATCAGATCACAAACTACATTCCACTATGTTAAACACCTACAGTCTCACCAATCTTGTACTGACTTACCTGAGATTTTAGCCTTCTGGGTTTGTATGTATTACTTACTACAGGAATgcaaatgtttaattttatcagaatttaaagagaaatgGGTGGAATTAATGACTCCCATAAAAGCTATCGGATAGGAGATGCAAACTCATTTCCAAACCTGGCAGGACAACCCACATAAAATGAATTAAGCAAGAGCTCCTCATAAAAAAGAACAATGAACCTGTTAACAGCACACTCCCTATGAATCTTATAAACCCCCAATGAGCCATCACATTACACAGTAGTTACTACTTTGGTAAATTGGACAAGTCTGAGCCAAAAGCTAAAACTGGGATCCTTGGGGAAGGGTGGTGTTTAAGGTTTATTACTGCTGTTTCTTAACTTTTGCATTTCTCAGCCTATTTACACAGAAGTATCACAGCTCTCTTACTTTCCCTACAAaccacaggaagaaaagagatcATTTTCTGAAGGACAACATACCTGGTAACCTTCCACAAAAGGTCTGAACATAGCTGACAAGAAAGACACTGTACCACTTCCTTTGTCAGTAGGGTAAATCTCCTGTTGACTCGTTTGAATGGCATCACATTTTGTGAGTAGAAAACATCCTTCCTCAAAATCCTGGGCAAGAAATGCATAACTAAAATTCTAACATTTACAGAAGTGCAGCTTCCACTTCCCACAAAATCATCAACAGAAACCACAACAGGGCACCACTTTCATTTCTGAACTCAGCTGTCAAGAGACTTGAACCAAAATTTTCCTGTCTCCCAAAAATACCCATATAAAAAGGCAGtaggaaaatattcttaaaCACAGCAGTCCCTCAATGCACAACAGACCTTGGCCCAAAGAAAGTGGCTGTAGCTGCTATTGCAACAGCCAGACTGAGCTTCCTCAGGATTTTGTCAAAACAAAGTCAGGTTGTCcagtttagggttttttcctgtgggtGTTTTTTATTTATCACTTTTTAAACTAAGGGTTTGCCTTTATCTCATGCCCAGTGTTTGCAATAAATGATAATACAGATCACTGACCTGCCCTCtaccaaagagaaaacaaatggtCAAAAGTTACAAAGTATGGAAATGTCAAGGTCAAAACCATTTTACTGCCAATAAGGGCAAAAGGGGGACAGATTACGCAGAGGGATGGGACAAGGACATGACAAACATATCAGTGAATAAAGCAGTGAGTGGGTGGCTGAAAGATCCCTTAGCATCACAGCCAACTCTTTCATCTGACTCCAGCAAAGTCAGTCATAGCCAGCcaccttcctgctccctgccactTTCTGCTATTTCAGGAAAGCTGAAAGAGGCAAAAATTGTCAACAAAACTTAACAGTGCCAGTCAGCCTTTAAAAAAGGCCCAATTCTcatttatataaaaattgaTGGGATTTTAATACATTTGCAAGTCTTGAACATTCTTGTGAAAATTATCTCTTTTTTAATGCAGGAAAGATCATAACTATCACCATCATATATTTGTCCTCAGCATTGATAAAAATAACATGTCACCAGtttaaaatccaattaaaaaCTACACATACCAATTTATATTGGGTATGAGGCTGAACCAGCTTTCTAACTGAAAAACTTCTTTTCACCTGCATTTTAAGCAGGCTGGACAAGAGCCAGCTCTGACCCAGCAGGTTTGTGTACAAACTGACAGAGCAAGTCCTGCAGAGAGCCAAGGGCTCTGCAGTTTTCCCAGCTTGCCAGTATCCAGCTGTGCTAGGGGTGCACACAGGCACTGAGCCCTGGAATAAGGCAGTGTGCAGGAACAATACTGGCTTTGTCTGACTGATGCCTGCATGGGGCAGGAGGTAAAATGAGGGGAAACTCTTTTCAGTCAAAAAAGGATGCAAGTAAAGCTTCCAAAGACTCTAAGAGAAAAACTATTATGGCATTAGGAAAGCTCTAACTTCAAAAACTTTCACAGGCTGCACCCCTGACAGCATTTACACTTTATTGAAAAGACTGTTTTAATACAGATTTTCAGATCTGTGCTGGAGGACTGGAAGCTTTATGCAAAAAAGCCGATCTTGTGCTACAGTTAATTTTAATAGTTCAGAACTGGGCAATTTCAtgatttttagggtttttttgggaatagagaaaaaaattgcatcgGCAACCTTGTGGATTCAGACAATATTTCACAATCAAACCAAGGACCCCCATTTTAGTTCTCCCTCCCACTTACAGATCAAGGTGATATCCCTCTAGGTGTTTTTCACAGAGCACTTGTTTAGCAGAGCTCTGGAATCAGATGCTATTTTATTTGGTTGCATTACTATCAGTATTTTTGTATAAGGGATGTTTTTACCTTCAATGAAATGCCAGGAAAGAAGATGAACTCATCAGAAAAAACATCTCTCAAGAAGTTGAAGCAGCTATAGACTTCctctgaaaaaatattgtaaatgcAAGTGAAGAGCCATTTACTCCTTATTTAAGAGAGTACCTACTTCAAATAAAATACGGACTTGGCATTTGAAGCATACATACAAAGGCAGAAACCCCAAGAGAACAGCAAGTACTCAAAGCACTTGATTCAACTgttaagaaaaggaaagagtgGGGGCTTGCAGCTTCTCAGAACACGCATTAAATGCCACAATCAAATCCTATCAAAGGATCAAAgggtaaacaaacaaaaaaaaggcaagcaaaaTATCCCCATGCCCTCCCAACACATCCACCTTATCCCAAGCATAACAGTCTCGGATAGCTCCCACTAGCAGTCACAGGATGCTggtgctcctctcccagctgatggcacaaggagcaaagccagcagcttctcagagcCCCAGTGTACCTTTTCTGAAGCTGGGTGCCATCTGCAAGGCGATTGCCACCAGGGCCGGGCGCACGAAGACGTTCAGCAGCTGGTTCCTGTACGTGGCACACATGAGCACAGCCAGCGCGTGCCTGAAGACCATTTCCCCTACGGCTCCATCTTCCATTCCCTTGTCATTCAGGACCACGTGGCCATCGACAAGGCTAGCGATGTTGGAATGCAGGGTGAGGCCAGACAGGACTGCTTTTTTGGCACACAGGTTATCTAGGAGGAAAATACAACACTCAGGAAGTTGCAAAAGGGAGTATAACTCTATTGAAACAGCTCAAAATGCACCAGTGTTTCTGACACTACACCAAACATTCAGAGAGCTGTTCCAATAGAATCCATACCAGGAACTGGCAAACTAGGCATGTATGACATGGAGAGAACAAATTTCAGACATTTCTATAATTAAAACGCTTCGAATTCTTCCACTTACTAACAACTGCAAATTGTAACTGTTCCTTTGTCTCTGGAACAAATATTCTGAGCCTCCAAATAGAAAAAGGATATATCTGTTTGATGGAAACAGAGACTATGCTTCTGCTTAAGCATTTCTGACACTACAAGTTTTGAATCAGAAGTACAAATCTTTTTATAAACTTTTTCATCAACTCTCATACATAAGCAAGGCCTCATCccaaatt is from Serinus canaria isolate serCan28SL12 chromosome 3, serCan2020, whole genome shotgun sequence and encodes:
- the GNPAT gene encoding dihydroxyacetone phosphate acyltransferase isoform X4, translating into MAPGVELGFAAAAEGPGGAWRLHSTYFPSKVGGRPAWLGEAGLPGPAALRCGRCQQPCAFLLQLYAPLSGRPDAFHRTLFVFACRGPACYRPAGPSGPFRVFRNQLPRRNDTYPEEPPPEEPPPGPAPAPPRRLGSGAALCRVCGCLGPRCCGRCRRAAYCGPEHQALDWRRGHRRSCGQHAAGDDSADAIPEHNEFLFPEYEILIEPEEPEFPADSTDDEQGAEDTSKGAKEQEELGAAGTADEAFQSLDEETLEAMAKHETEEEKIFQMFKKQVAAEPEQIIRYCRGGEEGPLWVSGENRPEEKDIPNCVCGAKRIFEFQIMPQLLNHLQVDSLGESIDWGTLVVYTCADSCGGGSEYLEEFIWKQDYSMGCTL